One Mycolicibacterium goodii genomic region harbors:
- a CDS encoding aminotransferase class I/II-fold pyridoxal phosphate-dependent enzyme, with the protein MSFQSLGRDDLLAQHELQQRNYAELKAKQLNLDLTRGKPSPEQLDLSNGLLSLPGDGDNAYRDGHGTDTRNYGGLHGLPELRAIFAELLGLPVENLIAGNNASLEMMHDVVVFSLLHGGPDAPRPWSAEPTVKFLCPSPGYDRHFAITESFGIENVPVPMREDGPDADLIEELVAADPAIKGMWCVPVYSNPTGTTYSTDVVRRLLQMPTAAKDFRLMWDNAYAVHTLTDEFVEPVDVLGLAAAAGNPNRPLVFASTSKITFAGAGVSFLGGSSDTIAWYLKHASKKSIGPDKVNQLRHLRFFGDADGVRRQMQRHRELIAPKFALVAEILEDRLGEPKIGSWTDPKGGYFVSLDVWPGTAKRTVALAKDAGIAVTEAGSAFPYRKDPDDKNIRIAPTFPSLPEVREAVDGLATCALLAATETLLGSD; encoded by the coding sequence GTGTCGTTCCAGTCCCTCGGGCGCGACGATCTGCTCGCGCAGCATGAACTCCAGCAGCGCAATTACGCCGAGCTGAAGGCCAAGCAGCTGAACCTGGATTTGACCAGGGGTAAGCCGTCCCCCGAGCAGCTCGATCTCTCGAACGGGCTGCTGAGTCTGCCCGGTGACGGCGATAACGCCTACCGGGACGGACACGGCACCGACACCCGCAACTACGGCGGTCTGCACGGCCTTCCCGAGCTGCGCGCGATCTTCGCCGAGCTACTCGGCCTCCCCGTCGAGAACCTCATCGCGGGCAACAATGCGAGCCTCGAGATGATGCACGACGTGGTCGTCTTCTCGCTGTTGCACGGCGGGCCGGACGCGCCGCGGCCGTGGTCGGCCGAGCCGACGGTCAAGTTCCTCTGCCCTTCACCCGGCTACGACCGCCACTTCGCGATCACCGAGTCGTTCGGGATCGAGAACGTGCCCGTGCCGATGCGCGAGGACGGCCCCGACGCCGACCTGATCGAAGAACTCGTCGCCGCCGACCCGGCCATCAAGGGCATGTGGTGCGTCCCGGTGTACTCGAACCCGACGGGCACCACCTACTCCACCGACGTCGTCCGCCGCCTCCTCCAGATGCCAACGGCAGCAAAAGATTTCCGTCTGATGTGGGACAACGCGTACGCGGTCCACACGCTGACCGACGAGTTCGTCGAGCCGGTCGACGTGCTCGGTCTGGCCGCAGCGGCCGGCAACCCGAACCGCCCGCTGGTGTTCGCATCGACGTCCAAGATCACGTTCGCGGGCGCGGGCGTGAGCTTCCTGGGCGGCTCATCGGACACCATCGCGTGGTATCTCAAGCACGCGAGCAAGAAGTCGATCGGCCCCGACAAGGTCAACCAGTTGCGCCACCTGCGGTTCTTCGGTGACGCCGACGGTGTGCGCAGGCAGATGCAGCGCCACCGTGAGCTCATCGCGCCCAAGTTCGCGCTCGTCGCCGAGATCCTCGAAGACCGCCTCGGTGAGCCGAAGATCGGGTCGTGGACCGACCCCAAGGGCGGCTACTTCGTGAGCCTGGACGTCTGGCCCGGCACCGCCAAGCGCACCGTGGCCCTGGCCAAGGACGCGGGCATCGCCGTGACCGAGGCCGGCTCGGCGTTCCCGTACCGGAAAGACCCGGACGACAAGAACATCCGCATCGCGCCGACGTTCCCGTCGCTACCGGAGGTGCGGGAGGCGGTCGACGGTCTGGCGACATGCGCGCTGCTCGCGGCGACCGAGACCCTGCTGGGGTCCGACTAG
- a CDS encoding DNA polymerase III subunits gamma/tau, giving the protein MALYRKYRPATFAEVVGQEHVTEPLCTALTAGRINHAYLFSGPRGCGKTSSARILARSLNCEQGPTPTPCGVCDSCVALAPNGPGNVDVVELDAASHGGVDDTRELRDRAFYAPAQSRYRIFIVDEAHMVTTAGFNALLKIVEEPPEHLIFVFATTEPEKVLPTIRSRTHHYPFRLLAPRTMRPLLERICAEENVEVDDAVYPLVIRAGGGSPRDTLSVLDQLLAGSEQGATGNHITYQRALALLGATDMALIDDAVEALAANDAAALFGAVEAVIDAGHDPRRFATDLLERFRDLIVLQAVPDAANRGVVDAPTDVLERMRDQAERLGTATLTRYAEVVHAGLGEMRGATAPRLLLEVMCARLLLPSASDTESALLQRIERIETRLDMSIPAGEASTGAPPAEPAKQFVRRSQAQAAAPATPAPASAPPEPATPPAEPAAPPAPRPEPAVARPAPEPPPRPVPQVPQPEPAAPPAAPPAAPAPAAAQERPAPAAETGSAPGQPNAAAVRSMWSTVREKVRQRSRTTEVMLSGAIVRAVEGDTLVLSHESAPLAKRLTEPRNSEVIREALKDALGVNWKVRCITGAPEPSAPPAATGAAPQAPPPDPVEIARAEEDDMLAEAAAEPSESMPRRDPEEVALELLQNELGARRIDG; this is encoded by the coding sequence GTGGCTCTCTACCGCAAGTACCGCCCGGCAACCTTCGCCGAAGTAGTTGGGCAGGAGCATGTCACCGAGCCGCTGTGCACTGCGCTCACCGCGGGCCGGATCAACCACGCGTACCTGTTCTCGGGTCCGCGCGGCTGCGGTAAGACGTCGTCGGCGCGCATCCTGGCCCGCTCGCTCAACTGCGAGCAGGGGCCGACCCCGACCCCGTGCGGGGTGTGCGACTCGTGCGTCGCGCTGGCACCCAACGGGCCAGGCAACGTCGACGTCGTCGAACTCGACGCGGCCTCCCACGGCGGTGTGGACGACACCCGCGAACTGCGGGACCGCGCGTTCTACGCGCCCGCCCAGTCGCGGTACCGCATCTTTATCGTCGACGAGGCGCACATGGTCACCACGGCCGGCTTCAACGCGCTGCTCAAGATCGTCGAGGAGCCACCGGAGCACCTGATCTTCGTGTTCGCGACCACCGAACCGGAGAAGGTGCTGCCGACCATCCGCTCGCGCACCCACCACTACCCGTTCCGCCTGCTGGCGCCCCGCACCATGCGGCCGCTGCTCGAGCGCATCTGCGCCGAGGAGAACGTCGAGGTCGACGACGCGGTGTACCCCCTGGTCATCCGCGCCGGTGGAGGCTCGCCGCGTGACACGCTCTCGGTGCTCGACCAACTGCTGGCGGGTTCTGAGCAGGGCGCCACCGGCAACCACATCACCTACCAGCGCGCACTGGCGCTGCTCGGCGCCACCGACATGGCGTTGATCGACGACGCCGTCGAGGCCCTGGCGGCCAACGACGCCGCGGCGCTGTTCGGCGCCGTCGAAGCGGTCATCGATGCGGGTCATGACCCGCGCCGCTTCGCCACCGATCTGCTGGAGCGGTTCCGCGATCTGATCGTGCTGCAGGCCGTGCCAGACGCCGCCAACCGCGGCGTGGTCGACGCACCCACCGACGTGCTCGAGCGCATGCGCGACCAGGCCGAGCGGCTGGGGACGGCGACGCTGACCCGCTACGCCGAGGTGGTGCACGCAGGCCTCGGTGAGATGCGGGGCGCCACCGCACCGCGATTGCTGCTCGAGGTGATGTGTGCGCGGCTGCTGCTTCCGTCGGCCAGCGACACCGAATCGGCTCTGCTGCAGCGCATCGAACGCATCGAGACCCGGCTAGACATGTCCATCCCGGCCGGTGAGGCGTCCACCGGCGCGCCGCCGGCCGAACCGGCCAAACAGTTCGTGCGGCGCAGCCAGGCCCAAGCCGCTGCTCCGGCGACGCCGGCCCCGGCGTCCGCGCCGCCTGAACCCGCAACCCCACCCGCGGAGCCTGCCGCACCACCGGCACCTCGTCCCGAGCCTGCTGTCGCGCGTCCGGCGCCCGAACCTCCGCCGCGCCCGGTGCCACAGGTGCCACAGCCCGAGCCTGCGGCCCCGCCCGCTGCACCGCCGGCGGCGCCCGCACCGGCCGCGGCGCAGGAACGGCCGGCGCCTGCGGCGGAAACCGGTTCTGCGCCAGGGCAACCCAACGCCGCCGCGGTGCGCAGCATGTGGTCGACCGTGCGGGAGAAGGTCCGTCAGCGCAGCCGTACCACCGAGGTCATGCTGTCGGGCGCGATCGTGCGTGCGGTCGAAGGTGACACGCTCGTACTCAGCCATGAATCGGCGCCGCTGGCCAAACGTCTCACGGAGCCACGCAACTCCGAGGTCATCCGCGAGGCGCTCAAGGACGCCCTCGGCGTCAACTGGAAGGTCCGCTGCATCACTGGCGCGCCCGAGCCGTCGGCCCCGCCCGCGGCCACGGGTGCGGCACCGCAGGCGCCACCGCCGGATCCGGTCGAGATCGCGCGGGCCGAGGAGGACGACATGCTCGCCGAGGCGGCCGCCGAGCCGTCGGAGTCGATGCCGCGTCGTGACCCCGAAGAGGTTGCGCTGGAGCTGCTCCAGAACGAGCTCGGGGCGCGCCGCATCGACGGGTGA
- a CDS encoding PaaI family thioesterase: MRYPTAISQLLGFEIVAVDAGTASIRVQTDPARHGNQQGTVHGGFLVELADAAIGTAHSTLMQPGESFTSIDIRAAFLRPVWSDVLVATAVPVHSGRTITHYTCEVLRGDGKPAAMLTSTVMTLRGAQARGR; the protein is encoded by the coding sequence ATGCGGTATCCGACGGCGATATCGCAGCTGCTCGGGTTCGAGATCGTGGCCGTCGACGCCGGCACCGCGAGTATTCGCGTGCAGACCGATCCCGCCCGGCACGGCAATCAGCAGGGCACCGTGCACGGCGGGTTCCTCGTCGAGTTGGCCGACGCGGCGATCGGCACCGCCCACTCCACACTCATGCAGCCAGGGGAATCGTTCACCAGCATCGACATCCGCGCGGCGTTCCTGCGCCCGGTCTGGTCGGACGTCCTGGTCGCGACCGCCGTACCGGTGCACAGCGGTCGCACCATCACCCACTACACGTGTGAGGTGCTGCGCGGCGACGGCAAGCCCGCCGCGATGCTCACCAGCACCGTGATGACACTGCGCGGTGCGCAGGCCCGCGGGCGCTGA
- a CDS encoding PLP-dependent aminotransferase family protein yields the protein MRPQRYRAIAEEIADDIRSGALPAGTRMPTHRELARRYGVALATATKVYAELTRIGVVVGERGRGTYVRDLSGFGGLDGRRLPTWTRTADLSFNQPLAAEQGEQLRHVLRELAADGDPAALLAQHPAGGRSADRAALTEHLLGNGLNVSSADVLVTAGAQHALDTVVSAVVGPGQVLVADAVTYPGLKLVAETRRVELVGVPVSSAGTDLDALETVCRTRPVAAIYLMPTLHNPLGFVLGESARMRIAQLARQYDCVLIEDATYAFLQPDSPPALHTLAPERTCHIGSLSKNLATGLRYGYLVAPPAHRDALVRVLRASSWGTSAVVAAMATRMLADGTVERLQKRRRDDARRRQDIAMSELKDLGYQANPAAYWGWLTLPQDLRADIVARRLAADGVLVSTADAFTVRPHAANALRLALASPPLDELVGALRALWDAVRLI from the coding sequence GTGCGCCCCCAGCGCTACCGTGCGATCGCCGAGGAGATTGCCGACGACATCCGTTCCGGCGCGCTGCCGGCAGGCACCCGGATGCCGACGCACCGTGAGCTCGCGCGGCGATACGGGGTCGCGCTCGCCACCGCGACCAAGGTCTACGCCGAGCTGACACGGATCGGCGTGGTCGTCGGGGAACGCGGCCGCGGCACCTATGTCCGAGACCTGAGCGGATTCGGCGGTCTCGACGGCCGCCGCCTGCCGACGTGGACCCGCACCGCCGATCTGTCGTTCAACCAGCCGCTCGCCGCCGAACAGGGCGAACAACTCAGGCACGTGCTGCGTGAGTTGGCCGCCGACGGTGACCCGGCCGCGCTGCTGGCGCAGCATCCCGCCGGTGGCCGCAGTGCGGACCGCGCGGCGCTCACCGAGCACCTGCTGGGCAACGGCCTGAACGTGTCGTCTGCCGACGTGCTGGTGACGGCGGGCGCCCAGCATGCGCTGGACACCGTCGTCTCGGCGGTCGTGGGACCCGGACAGGTTCTCGTGGCCGACGCCGTCACCTATCCGGGGCTCAAGCTTGTCGCCGAGACCCGCCGTGTCGAACTGGTCGGCGTCCCGGTCTCATCCGCCGGCACGGATCTCGACGCGCTCGAGACGGTGTGCCGGACACGGCCCGTCGCGGCGATCTACCTCATGCCGACGCTGCACAATCCGCTGGGCTTCGTGCTCGGCGAATCCGCGCGCATGCGCATCGCGCAGCTCGCCCGGCAGTACGACTGCGTACTGATCGAGGACGCGACATATGCGTTCCTGCAACCTGATTCACCGCCCGCCCTGCACACCCTCGCACCCGAGCGCACCTGCCACATCGGCAGCCTGTCGAAGAACCTCGCCACCGGACTGCGCTACGGCTACCTCGTCGCACCGCCTGCCCACCGGGACGCCCTGGTCCGGGTGTTGCGCGCGTCGAGCTGGGGCACGTCGGCCGTCGTCGCCGCGATGGCCACCCGCATGCTGGCTGACGGCACGGTCGAGCGACTGCAGAAACGTCGTCGCGACGACGCACGCCGCCGCCAGGACATCGCGATGTCCGAGCTGAAAGACCTCGGCTACCAGGCGAATCCGGCCGCCTACTGGGGATGGCTCACGCTGCCGCAGGACCTCCGCGCCGACATCGTCGCGCGCCGCCTCGCCGCCGACGGTGTCCTGGTGTCGACCGCGGACGCGTTCACGGTCAGACCACACGCCGCCAACGCATTGCGCCTCGCGCTGGCCAGCCCGCCGCTCGACGAACTCGTCGGGGCACTACGCGCCCTCTGGGATGCGGTGCGATTGATCTAG
- a CDS encoding class I SAM-dependent methyltransferase — protein sequence MTTFKEHPTSPSDRKLTLAEILEIFAAGKEPLKFTAYDGSSAGPEDATMGLDLKTPRGTTYLATAPGDLGLARAYVSGDLEPHGVHPGDPYPLLRALADRMEFKRPPARVLANIVRSIGIEHLKPIAPPPQEALPRWRRVVEGLRHSKSRDAEAIHHHYDVSNRFYEWVLGPSMTYTCACYPTVDATLEEAQDNKYRLVFEKLRLQPGDRLLDVGCGWGGMVRYAARNGVKAIGVTLSREQAVWAQKAIADEGLTDLAEVRHGDYRDVIETGFDAVSSIGLTEHIGVHNYPAYFSFLKSKLRTGGLLLNHCITRPDNRSPAAAGGFIDRYVFPDGELTGSGRIITEAQDVGFEVLHEENLRHHYAMTLRDWCANLVEHWDEAVEEVGLPTAKVWGLYMAGSRLGFETNVVQLHQVLAVKLDQKGRDGGLPLRPWWSP from the coding sequence ATGACGACATTCAAGGAACACCCGACGTCCCCGTCGGACCGCAAGCTCACCCTGGCCGAAATCCTCGAGATCTTCGCGGCGGGCAAGGAGCCCCTGAAGTTCACTGCGTACGACGGCAGTTCCGCCGGGCCTGAGGACGCCACGATGGGTCTGGACCTCAAGACGCCACGCGGAACCACGTATCTGGCCACCGCACCCGGCGATCTCGGCCTGGCCCGCGCCTACGTGTCCGGTGACCTCGAACCGCACGGCGTGCATCCCGGTGACCCGTATCCCCTGCTGCGAGCGCTTGCGGACCGGATGGAGTTCAAGCGTCCACCGGCCCGTGTGCTGGCGAACATCGTGCGTTCCATCGGCATCGAGCACCTCAAGCCGATCGCACCGCCACCCCAGGAGGCGCTGCCCCGATGGCGCCGCGTCGTCGAGGGCCTGCGACACAGCAAGTCCCGCGACGCCGAGGCGATCCATCACCACTACGACGTGTCGAACCGGTTCTACGAGTGGGTGCTCGGCCCGTCGATGACCTACACGTGCGCGTGCTATCCCACTGTGGACGCCACGCTCGAAGAGGCGCAGGACAACAAGTACCGCCTGGTGTTCGAGAAGCTGCGGTTGCAGCCCGGCGACCGGTTGCTCGACGTGGGCTGCGGCTGGGGCGGCATGGTGCGCTACGCGGCCCGCAACGGCGTCAAGGCCATCGGCGTGACACTGAGCCGTGAACAGGCCGTCTGGGCCCAGAAGGCGATCGCCGACGAAGGGCTCACCGACCTGGCCGAGGTCCGTCACGGCGACTACCGCGACGTCATCGAGACCGGGTTCGACGCGGTGTCGTCGATCGGATTGACCGAGCACATCGGCGTCCACAACTATCCGGCGTACTTCTCGTTCCTCAAATCGAAGCTGCGCACGGGCGGCCTGCTGCTCAACCACTGCATCACCCGCCCGGACAACCGCTCGCCTGCGGCCGCCGGGGGATTCATCGATCGGTACGTGTTCCCCGACGGCGAGCTCACCGGATCGGGCCGCATCATCACCGAGGCGCAGGATGTCGGGTTCGAGGTGCTCCACGAGGAGAACCTGCGTCACCACTACGCGATGACGTTGCGGGACTGGTGCGCCAACCTCGTCGAGCACTGGGACGAGGCGGTCGAGGAGGTGGGGCTGCCCACGGCGAAGGTATGGGGCCTGTACATGGCGGGTTCACGGCTGGGCTTCGAGACGAACGTGGTCCAGCTGCATCAGGTTCTGGCGGTCAAGCTCGACCAGAAGGGCAGGGACGGCGGGCTGCCGTTGCGACCCTGGTGGTCCCCCTAG
- a CDS encoding FAD-binding oxidoreductase: MPVVPTDAQAAHAAGVARLLASYRAIPPSATVRLAKPTSNLFRARARTNVKGLDVSGLTGVIGVDPEARTADVAGMCTYEDLVAATLPYGLAPLVVPQLKTITLGGAVTGLGIESTSFRNGLPHESVLEMDILTGAGDIVTASRDLHSDLFHAFPNSYGTLGYSTRLRIELEPVQPFVALRHLRFHSITDLVATMDRIIETGGLDGEPVDYLDGVVFSAAESYLCVGFKTKTPGPVSDYTGQQIYYRSIQHDGETGSEKHDRLTIHDYLWRWDTDWFWCSRAFGAQHPVIRRFWPRRLRRSSFYWKLVAYDQRYDIADRIEKRNGRPPRERVVQDVEVPIERCADFVEWFLQNVPIEPIWLCPLRLRDQGDGGAAWPLYPLHAQHTYVNIGFWSSVPVGPEEGHTNRLIERKVAELDGHKSLYSDAYYSRDEFDELYGGEVYNTVKKTYDPDSRLLDLYSKAVQRQ, translated from the coding sequence GTGCCTGTAGTTCCCACTGACGCACAGGCTGCCCACGCCGCCGGCGTCGCTCGCCTGCTCGCCAGCTACCGCGCGATCCCGCCCAGCGCGACAGTGCGCCTTGCGAAACCGACATCCAACCTGTTCCGGGCCCGTGCCCGCACCAATGTGAAGGGTCTGGACGTCTCGGGTCTGACCGGTGTCATCGGTGTCGATCCCGAAGCGCGCACCGCGGACGTGGCCGGCATGTGCACCTACGAGGACCTGGTGGCGGCGACGCTGCCGTACGGCCTTGCCCCGCTGGTGGTACCGCAGCTCAAAACCATCACACTCGGTGGTGCGGTCACCGGTCTCGGCATCGAGTCGACGTCGTTCCGCAACGGCCTGCCGCACGAAAGTGTCCTGGAGATGGACATCTTGACCGGCGCAGGCGACATCGTCACCGCGAGTCGAGACCTTCACTCCGATCTGTTCCATGCGTTCCCCAACTCATATGGAACCCTGGGCTACTCCACTCGTCTGCGCATCGAGCTGGAGCCGGTGCAGCCGTTTGTCGCGTTGCGCCACCTGCGTTTTCACTCGATCACCGATCTCGTCGCGACGATGGACCGGATCATCGAGACCGGCGGACTCGACGGCGAACCCGTCGACTACCTCGACGGCGTGGTGTTCAGCGCGGCTGAGAGTTACCTGTGCGTCGGCTTCAAGACGAAAACGCCTGGGCCGGTCAGCGATTACACAGGTCAGCAGATCTACTACCGCTCGATCCAGCACGACGGCGAAACCGGCTCCGAGAAGCACGACCGGTTGACCATCCACGATTACCTGTGGCGTTGGGACACCGACTGGTTCTGGTGCTCGCGGGCGTTCGGCGCGCAGCATCCGGTGATCCGCAGATTCTGGCCGCGGCGCCTGCGCCGCAGCAGCTTCTACTGGAAACTCGTGGCCTACGACCAGCGGTACGACATCGCCGACCGCATCGAGAAACGCAACGGGCGCCCACCGCGGGAACGCGTGGTCCAGGACGTCGAGGTGCCGATCGAACGGTGCGCGGACTTCGTCGAATGGTTCCTGCAGAACGTGCCGATCGAACCGATCTGGCTGTGCCCGCTGCGGTTGCGTGACCAGGGCGACGGCGGCGCGGCATGGCCGCTGTATCCGCTGCACGCGCAGCACACCTACGTCAACATCGGATTCTGGTCGTCGGTGCCGGTGGGGCCCGAGGAAGGACACACCAACCGCCTCATCGAACGGAAGGTCGCCGAGCTGGACGGGCACAAATCGTTGTATTCAGATGCTTATTACTCACGTGACGAGTTCGATGAGCTGTACGGCGGTGAGGTCTACAACACCGTCAAGAAGACGTATGACCCGGATTCACGTCTGCTAGACCTGTATTCGAAGGCGGTGCAAAGACAATGA
- a CDS encoding SRPBCC family protein — protein sequence MGQVSAVSTVLINAEPAAVLAAISDYQTVRPKILSSHYSGYQVLEGGQGAGTVATWKLQATKSRVRDIKATVDVAGHTVIEKDANSTLVSNWTVAPAGTGSSVNLKTSWTGAGGVKGFFEKIFAPLGLRRIQDEVLENLKKHLEN from the coding sequence ATGGGACAGGTCAGCGCGGTCAGCACCGTATTGATCAACGCCGAGCCCGCTGCCGTGCTCGCTGCGATCTCCGACTACCAGACCGTGCGTCCGAAGATCCTCTCCTCGCACTACAGCGGCTACCAGGTGCTCGAGGGTGGACAGGGCGCGGGCACCGTCGCGACGTGGAAGCTCCAGGCCACCAAGTCGCGCGTGCGTGACATCAAGGCCACCGTCGACGTGGCCGGGCACACGGTCATCGAGAAAGACGCCAATTCGACCCTGGTGAGCAACTGGACCGTCGCACCCGCGGGCACCGGCTCATCGGTGAACCTCAAGACCAGCTGGACCGGAGCCGGCGGCGTCAAGGGCTTCTTCGAGAAGATTTTTGCCCCTCTCGGGCTGCGCCGCATCCAGGACGAGGTGCTCGAGAACCTCAAGAAGCACCTCGAGAACTGA
- a CDS encoding Rv3717 family N-acetylmuramoyl-L-alanine amidase codes for MAAVRVPACLRVGAAVVTSVLIAATAPAVTNAPAANAAPANIAGMIVFLDPGHNGANDASISRQVPTGRGGTKNCQESGTATEDGYPEHSFTWDTTLRVRAALTALGVRTAMSRGNDNALGPCVDERAAMANSLRPHAIVSIHADGGPPNGRGFHVLYSSPPLNAAQAGPSVQFAKVMRDQLAASGIPPATYIGSGGLNPRSDIAGLNLAQFPSVLVECGNMKNPVDSALMKSPEGRQKYADAIVRGIAGFLGSQAPTAAAVSPAR; via the coding sequence GTGGCGGCCGTGCGAGTCCCAGCCTGTCTGCGTGTCGGCGCCGCGGTCGTGACCAGCGTGCTCATCGCGGCGACGGCGCCCGCCGTCACCAACGCCCCCGCGGCCAACGCCGCCCCCGCGAACATCGCCGGCATGATCGTGTTCCTCGACCCCGGCCACAACGGGGCCAACGACGCGTCGATCAGCAGGCAGGTGCCCACGGGCCGCGGTGGCACCAAGAACTGCCAGGAGAGCGGCACCGCGACCGAGGACGGCTACCCCGAGCACAGCTTCACGTGGGACACCACCCTGCGGGTGCGGGCGGCGCTGACCGCACTGGGTGTGCGGACCGCGATGTCGCGCGGCAACGACAACGCGCTGGGCCCCTGCGTCGACGAACGCGCCGCCATGGCCAACTCGCTGCGTCCGCACGCGATCGTGTCGATCCACGCCGACGGCGGCCCGCCCAACGGCCGCGGCTTCCACGTGCTGTACTCGTCGCCGCCGCTCAACGCCGCGCAGGCGGGCCCGTCCGTGCAGTTTGCGAAGGTCATGCGCGACCAGCTGGCCGCGTCGGGCATTCCGCCGGCCACCTACATCGGCTCGGGCGGGTTGAATCCCCGCTCCGACATCGCGGGCCTCAACCTGGCGCAGTTCCCGTCAGTTCTCGTCGAGTGCGGGAACATGAAGAACCCGGTCGACTCGGCGCTGATGAAGTCGCCGGAGGGACGCCAGAAGTACGCCGACGCCATCGTCCGTGGCATCGCCGGGTTCCTGGGTTCGCAGGCGCCCACCGCGGCCGCGGTCAGCCCGGCGCGTTAG
- a CDS encoding YbaB/EbfC family nucleoid-associated protein: MQPGGTPDMSALLAQAQQVQQQLMEAQEALANAEVHGQAGGGLVQVTVKGSGEVVSVAIDPKVVDPDDVETLQDLIVGALADASKQVTIMAQSRLGPLAGGLGGFGLPGM; encoded by the coding sequence ATGCAACCCGGAGGCACGCCCGATATGTCGGCCCTGCTGGCGCAGGCCCAGCAGGTGCAACAGCAGTTGATGGAAGCCCAGGAGGCACTGGCCAACGCCGAGGTGCACGGGCAGGCAGGCGGGGGTCTGGTGCAGGTCACCGTCAAGGGCAGCGGTGAGGTGGTGTCGGTGGCGATCGATCCCAAGGTGGTCGACCCCGACGACGTCGAGACCCTGCAGGATCTGATCGTCGGTGCGCTGGCCGACGCGTCCAAGCAGGTGACGATCATGGCGCAGAGCCGCCTGGGGCCGCTGGCCGGCGGGCTCGGCGGTTTCGGCCTTCCGGGGATGTGA
- the recR gene encoding recombination mediator RecR, with protein sequence MFEGPVQDLIDELGKLPGIGPKSAQRIAFHLLSVEPPDIDRLTAVLGRIRDGVTFCSVCGNVSDAERCRICSDPRRDASLVCVVEEPKDVQAVERTREFRGRYHVLGGALDPLSGIGPEQLRIRELLNRIGERVEGVDVAEVIIATDPNTEGEATATYLVRMLRDIPGLTVTRIASGLPMGGDLEFADELTLGRALAGRRAMA encoded by the coding sequence ATGTTTGAGGGCCCTGTCCAGGATCTGATCGACGAGCTGGGCAAGCTTCCCGGGATCGGCCCCAAGAGCGCACAGCGGATCGCGTTCCATCTGCTCTCGGTCGAACCACCTGACATCGACCGGCTGACCGCGGTGCTCGGGCGGATCCGTGACGGGGTCACGTTCTGCTCGGTGTGCGGCAACGTCTCCGACGCGGAACGCTGCCGGATCTGCAGCGATCCACGGCGCGACGCGTCGCTGGTGTGCGTCGTCGAGGAACCCAAGGACGTGCAGGCCGTCGAACGCACCCGCGAGTTCCGCGGCCGCTACCACGTGCTCGGCGGTGCGCTCGATCCGCTGTCCGGCATCGGGCCCGAGCAGTTGCGCATCCGCGAACTGCTCAACCGCATCGGCGAACGCGTCGAGGGCGTCGACGTGGCCGAGGTGATCATCGCGACCGACCCCAACACCGAGGGCGAGGCCACCGCGACCTACCTCGTGCGCATGCTCCGCGACATCCCCGGCCTCACGGTCACCCGCATCGCGTCGGGCCTGCCGATGGGCGGGGACCTCGAGTTCGCCGACGAGCTCACTCTCGGCCGCGCGCTGGCCGGCCGCCGCGCCATGGCCTGA